From Pseudomonas arsenicoxydans:
AACAACCCGCTGGAGGGCCCGCCGCTGCTGCTGGGGATGAACGACTTGCGCCAGCTCAATTTGAGCGATACGCGGATCACCACATGCCCGGTCGGGATCATGGAACAGCCCTATCTGACGTCCCTGGACTTGCGTAATAACCGTATAACCCGCGTCCCACAGACGGTGCTCAACCAGGCCATCGCCAGGGACCGTGTCAGGCTGCAGGGCAATCCGTTGACGGATGAGGACACGTTGTTGCGCATCGTGGAGCATCGTCGGCGAACGGGCATCAACCTGTGGTTGAGCGAGGCTCATGCTGACGATGGCAACGGCATCGAGTGGTTGCGTGAAGGCGATGAGACGCTGCGGGAGGCGCGACGATTGATCTGGCAGCGGCTGGCAGCCAGGCCATTGGGGATTCGGTTCTTGCGGGTCATGGGTGGCATGGCCGTGACGGCCGACTTTCGGGTCGACTACCTGAGCTTGCAGGCGAGGGTGTGGCGGCTTCTCGGCGATGCCGACGCCTCAGAGGTTTTGTGGGCTCGACTGGTGCAGGACGTGGAAGCGGCGCAGGTTGATGATGACAACCCTTTCACGCTGTTTACAGAGCTTGAGGCACAGGCTGTGTTTTATCGGAATTGGGAGGCCATGGGGCGACCGTTTTCGATCGGCTCATAGTAAGGGGGGGGGGAGAGCCTTGAACCCCGAATGGGGTTCAAGGTTTGACGATCAGCGGCGACGGAACAGCGGCAGCGGTTCGTCAGTGGCGGCCTGATAGGTCACCGAGAAGTCCTTGAGACCTTCCAGGGCTTCATACGGGTCTTTATCGGCGCGAATGGCGAACGCGTCGAAGCCGCAACGGTGCATGTAGAACAGCTGGTCGCGCAGCACATCGCCAATTGCCCGCAGTTCGCCTTTGAAACCATAACGGTCGCGCAGCAGGCGGGCGTTGGAGTAGTTGCGGCCATCGGTGAAGGCCGGGAAGTTCAGGGCGATGACCTGGAAATTCGCCACGTCTTCACCGATTTCTTCCGCTTCTTCGTCGGCATCCAGCCACACACCCAGGCCGCCATCGCGGGCCTTGAGCATACGGCCGTGTTCGCGCCACAGGCTCAACGGGACGATCAGATCGTCGCAGTTGCTGATCTCGTCGATGTTGAAGTCCTTGGGCAACAGGTGCCAGGTTTCGTCGACGACCTCGTTGTTCTTAATTATTCGCTGCATAGACGCGCTCCTTGAAGAGGTCGATGCCAATACGCTGATAGGTGTCGATGAAACGCTCGTCTTCGGTACGTTGTTCGATGTACACGTCGATCAGTTTCTCGATCACGTCAGGCATGGCTTCCTGGGCGAAAGACGGGCCGAGGATCTTGCCCAGGCTGGCGTCGCGACTTGCGCTGCCACCCAGGGAGACCTGGTAGAACTCTTCGCCTTTCTTGTCCACCCCGAGGATGCCGATGTGGCCCACGTGGTGGTGACCGCAAGCGTTCATGCAACCGGAGATGTTCAGGTCCAGCTCGCCGATGTCGAACAGGTAGTCCAGGTCTTCGAAGCGACGCTGGATCGATTCGGCAATCGGGATCGATTTGGCGTTGGCCAGCGAGCAGAAATCACCACCAGGGCAGCAGATGATGTCGGTCAGCAAGCCGATGTTCGGCGTGGCGAAACCTTGCTCGCGCAACTCGCCCCACATCGCGAACAGTTGGGACTGCTCGACGTCGGCCAGAATGATGTTCTGTTCGTGGGAGGTGCGCAGTTGACCGAAGCTGTAACGGTCGGCCAGATCGGCTACCGCGTCGAGCTGCTTGTCGGTGATGTCGCCCGGTGCAACGCCGGTCGGCTTCAGGGACAGGGTGACCGCCACATAACCCGGCTTTTTGTGGGCCAGGGTATTGCGGGTGCGCCAGCGCGCGAAGCCCGGGTGTTGCTTGTCGAGCTCGGCCAGTTCGGCGGTCTGGTTGTCCAGCGCCTTATAGTCCGGATCGACGAAGTGTTTGGCGACGCGATGCACTTCGGATTCGGTCAACGTGGTCTGGCCACCGCGAAGGTGTTCCATTTCCGCATCGACTTTTTGTGCGAAGACTTCAGGCGTCAGGGCCTTGACCAGAATCTTGATCCGCGCCTTGTACTTGTTGTCGCGACGGCCATAGCGGTTGTAGACACGCAGGATGGCGTCGAGGTAGCTCAACAGGTCTTGCCACGGCAGGAATTCATTGATGAACGCGCCCACCACCGGCGTACGGCCCAGGCCACCACCGACCAGCACCCGGAAGCCCAGCTCGCCAGCGGCGTTGTGCACCGGCTCAAGGCCGATGTCATGGACTTCGATGGCGGCACGGTCGGAGGTCGAACCGTTGATGGCGATCTTGAACTTGCGCGGCAGGTAGGCGAATTCCGGGTGGAACGTCGTCCACTGACGAACGATCTCGCACCATGGGCGCGGATCGATCAGCTCATCGGCAGCGACACCGGCGAACTGGTCGGTGGTGACGTTGCGCAGGCAGTTGCCGCTGGTCTGGATCGCGTGCATCTGCACGGTAGCCAGCTCGGCGAGGATGTCCGGAATGTCTTCCAGCGCCGGCCAGTTGAACTGCACGTTCTGCCGGGTACTGATGTGGGCATAGCCCTTGTCGTAGTCGCGGGCGATCTTGGCCATCATTCGCGTCTGGCGCGAAGTCAGTTGGCCGTAAGGCACCGCCACTCGCAACATCGGCGCGAAGCGTTGGATATAAAGCCCGTTTTGCAGGCGCAGAGGGCGGAATTCTTCTTCGCTCAGCTCGCCTGCCAGATAGCGTCGGGTCTGATCACGGAACTGCTTGACGCGGTCCTCGATGATCCGCTGATCGTACTCGTCGTATACGTACATATAAGTCCTGTTCTCAGGCTTGGGCCGGTCGGATCCAGTTGCGTTTTTCGCTTGCTGAAGTATCCGATAGTGCCTCGGCAATTCTGCGCGCACGGCCGCGCACTCCCTACGGAGCCGGGGCAAGATACCAGTTTGCAGTTATGCGCAAAAGTGATGTTTGAGTATATGTAAAGAACCAAAACGACTAACGAGAACTGTTGTTGGTAAACCCGCATTTGTCGTGCGGGCAATCGTCGTCTTTACTGTGATCGAGTCTTTATGCAATCACCGATAAAACCGACAAGAGGCGATGCAATGAGCAACCCTACGAAAGCGACAAAACCCGATAGCACGGTTGATGCTTGGGCGATTCTGTTTTTGATCATTCTGGTCGTGGGCACCGCAGTATTCTGGGTCAGTCATCAATAATCGGCCCCGCCCGGGCCCTGTATCGACGATTGTCGGACAATCGGCGCAATAAACGCCGTTTTCCGGGATTTCGCTGGCTATAATGCGCGGCGCATTTTCCGGGGTTCGGGCGATCTAATGTTGAAGTTTTTCTACACCTTCCTGCTGATGCTGGGCGCGATTTACGGCCCTGTCGCGCGCGGGGAATCGGTGTTGTTCCTCAATCCCGGAAAGACTGATGAAGCTTTCTGGGTCAGCTATGCGCAATTCATGCAGGCGGCTGCCACGGACCTGGGCATTGACCTGCGGATTCTCTACGCCCAACGCATGCCGGAACTCACGGTGGCGCAAGCTCGTCTGGTGCTGCAAGGCCCCGAGCGCCCGGACTATCTGGTTTTCGTCAATGAACAGTACGTCGCCCCGCAAATCCTGCGTCTGGCCGAAGGCAGTGGCGTGAAGCTGTTTATGGTCAACGCGTCGTTGACGGCCAATCAAATCAGCCTGCTGGGCGAGCGCGCTGATCTTCTGGGCAGCCTGGTGCCGAACGACGAGGAGGGCGGTTACCTGATGCTCAAGGAGCTTATTCGCCAGCATGGCCCCGCAGCACCCGGCCAAGTCATTGAGTTGTTGGCGTTCTCCGGCCTGAAAATCACCCCGTCGTCGCAACTGCGTGAGCAAGGCATGATGCGCGCCTTGGCCGAACACCCTGAAGTGCGCTTGCGTCAGCTGGTGTACGGCGGATGGAACCGGGATCGGGCCTATGAGCAGGCGAAGTTGCTGTTGCGGCGTTATCCGAAGGTGTCGCTGGTATGGTCAGCCAATGACGAAATGGCTTTCGGCGCCATGCAGGCGTATTCGGAAACCGGCGGCGTGCCCGGCAAGGATGCATTGTTCAGCGCGATCAACACCTCGCCGGCCGCGCTGCATGCGAAGGTAGACG
This genomic window contains:
- a CDS encoding DUF934 domain-containing protein, with amino-acid sequence MQRIIKNNEVVDETWHLLPKDFNIDEISNCDDLIVPLSLWREHGRMLKARDGGLGVWLDADEEAEEIGEDVANFQVIALNFPAFTDGRNYSNARLLRDRYGFKGELRAIGDVLRDQLFYMHRCGFDAFAIRADKDPYEALEGLKDFSVTYQAATDEPLPLFRRR
- a CDS encoding nitrite/sulfite reductase codes for the protein MYVYDEYDQRIIEDRVKQFRDQTRRYLAGELSEEEFRPLRLQNGLYIQRFAPMLRVAVPYGQLTSRQTRMMAKIARDYDKGYAHISTRQNVQFNWPALEDIPDILAELATVQMHAIQTSGNCLRNVTTDQFAGVAADELIDPRPWCEIVRQWTTFHPEFAYLPRKFKIAINGSTSDRAAIEVHDIGLEPVHNAAGELGFRVLVGGGLGRTPVVGAFINEFLPWQDLLSYLDAILRVYNRYGRRDNKYKARIKILVKALTPEVFAQKVDAEMEHLRGGQTTLTESEVHRVAKHFVDPDYKALDNQTAELAELDKQHPGFARWRTRNTLAHKKPGYVAVTLSLKPTGVAPGDITDKQLDAVADLADRYSFGQLRTSHEQNIILADVEQSQLFAMWGELREQGFATPNIGLLTDIICCPGGDFCSLANAKSIPIAESIQRRFEDLDYLFDIGELDLNISGCMNACGHHHVGHIGILGVDKKGEEFYQVSLGGSASRDASLGKILGPSFAQEAMPDVIEKLIDVYIEQRTEDERFIDTYQRIGIDLFKERVYAANN
- a CDS encoding ABC transporter substrate-binding protein, with product MLKFFYTFLLMLGAIYGPVARGESVLFLNPGKTDEAFWVSYAQFMQAAATDLGIDLRILYAQRMPELTVAQARLVLQGPERPDYLVFVNEQYVAPQILRLAEGSGVKLFMVNASLTANQISLLGERADLLGSLVPNDEEGGYLMLKELIRQHGPAAPGQVIELLAFSGLKITPSSQLREQGMMRALAEHPEVRLRQLVYGGWNRDRAYEQAKLLLRRYPKVSLVWSANDEMAFGAMQAYSETGGVPGKDALFSAINTSPAALHAKVDGRLSVLLGGHFTLGGWALVELHDIEKGVDLSHYGGRDRRIPLLQIIDKAQAQRMLDMGASPAYGVDFRRLSAKGRPTSYRYPFSLQTLMR